From a region of the Labrus mixtus chromosome 5, fLabMix1.1, whole genome shotgun sequence genome:
- the LOC132973796 gene encoding nuclear receptor subfamily 5 group A member 2-like: MLGDKSHAGVTLKVMEYTYDDDLEELCPVCGDKVSGYHYGLLTCESCKGFFKRTVQNNKRYTCAENQECKIDKTQRKRCPFCRFQKCLSVGMRLEAVRADRMRGGRNKFGPMYKRDRALKQQKKALIRSSGFKLESAVPPPTSPLQTDYSFSGTLHSLPTISKSLLPSTPSSIAPTDYEANLYGPPSLGMAMQSHVSITTQYQYTAFPSRAIKAECPDYTSSPESLTGYTYPDMYPSASPQPPSLPPLVLELLRCDPDELVVQNKIVTHLQQEQGGRGRLDKPSNFSLMCRMADQTLFSIVEWARSCIFFKELRVGDQMKLLHNCWSELLVLDHIFRQVQHVQEDSILLVTGQEVELSFVLSQAEATLSGLVQRGQELAGRLRALQVDRREIACLKFLLLFNPNVKLLEDQAFVEGVQEQVNGALLEYTLSTYPQFQEKFTQLVVRLPELRSLSSQAEDYLCYMHLSGEVPCNNLLIEMLHAKQACV, translated from the exons ATGTTGGGAGATAAATCTCACG caggtgtgACTCTGAAGGTTATGGAATACACATACGACGATGACCTGGAAGAGCTGTGTCCTGTGTGCGGAGACAAAGTGTCCGGCTATCACTACGGTCTGCTCACCTGCGAGAGCTGCAAG GGCTTCTTCAAGAGGACAGTGCAGAACAACAAAAGGTACACATGTGCGGAGAACCAGGAATGTAAAATAGACAAAACCCAGAGGAAGAGGTGTCCTTTCTGCCGCTTCCAGAAGTGCCTCAGCGTCGGGATGCGACTAGAAG CGGTGCGCGCAGACCGTATGCGTGGGGGGAGGAATAAATTTGGCCCGATGTACAAGAGAGACAGGGCCttgaagcagcagaagaaggCTTTGATACGATCCAGCGGCTTCAAGCTGGAGAGCGCAGTTCCTCCACCGACCTCTCCTCTGCAGACCGACTACAGCTTCAGCGGCACCCTGCACAGCCTGCCCACCATCTCCAAAAGCCTGCTCCCCTCCACCCCGAGCTCCATCGCCCCCACAGACTACGAGGCCAACCTCTATGGACCCCCCTCCCTGGGCATGGCCATGCAGTCCCACGTGTCCATCACCACTCAGTACCAGTACACAGCCTTCCCCAGCAGGGCCATCAAAGCTGAGTGTCCCGACTACACCAGCTCCCCCGAGTCTCTGACAGGATACACGTACCCAGACATGTACCCCTCTGCCTCACCACAGCCCCCCAGCCTTCCTCCGCTGGTGCTGGAGCTGCTGCGCTGCGATCCAGACGAGCTGGTGGTGCAGAATAAGATCGtgactcacctgcagcaggagcaggggGGCCGCGGCCGCCTGGACAAGCCCAGCAACTTCAGCCTCATGTGTCGCATGGCGGACCAGACCCTCTTCTCCATAGTGGAGTGGGCTCGGAGCTGCATCTTCTTCAAGGAGCTCAGG GTGGGAGATCAAATGAAGCTGCTCCATAACTGCTGGTCTGAACTTCTGGTCCTGGATCACATTTTCAGACAAGTGCAACACGTACAGGAAGACAGTATCCTGCTGGTGACCGGCCAAGAG GTGGAGCTGTCATTTGTTCTGTCCCAAGCTGAGGCCACTCTGTCCGGTCTGGTCCAGAGGGGTCAGGAGCTGGCGGGGAGGCTGCGGGCGCTGCAGGTGGACCGCAGAGAGATCGCCTGTCTGaaattcctcctccttttcaacccaA acGTGAAGCTCCTGGAGGACCAGGCGTTTGTGGAGGGCGTCCAGGAGCAGGTGAACGGGGCTCTGCTGGAGTACACTCTGTCCACCTACCCTCAGTTCCAGGAGAAGTTCACCCAGCTGGTGGTGCGTCTGCCGGAGCTGCGCTCTCTGAGCTCGCAGGCCGAGGACTACCTGTGCTACATGCACCTGAGCGGAGAGGTGCCCTGCAACAACCTGCTCATCGAGATGCTGCACGCAAAACAagcgtgtgtgtga